The Paenibacillus macerans genome includes a window with the following:
- the fdhF gene encoding formate dehydrogenase subunit alpha → MGNQVLTVCPYCGSGCQLYLKVEDGQVVGAEPANGRTNEGKLCLKGHYGWDFLNDPQLLTARLRKPMIRKEGQLREVPWEEAIRFTAERLAAIKEKYGPDAIMGTGSARGPGNEANYVMQKFMRACIGTNNIDHCARVCHGPSVAGLSYSLGDGAMSNSIPEIEEASLVLIFGYNAADTHPIVARRIVNAKQKGATVIVVDPRKTESARIADLWLPLKGGTNMALVNAFGHVLVHEGLYDRDYVSHYVEGFAEYAEGIKKYTPEYAAAIAGVDPADIRRAMREYARADKAVILYGMGVCQFSQAVDVVKGLASLALLTGNFGRRGVGIGPVRGQNNVQGSCDMGALPNVYPGYQPVTDKKIRQKFEKAWGVSLPDKVGFHLTEVPRLVLKEKKLKAYYIFGEDPVQSDPNAAELREALDEMELVIVQDIFMNKTALHADVVLPATSWGEHDGVYSSADRGFQRIRKAVEPQGEAKPDWQIICEVATAMGYPMSYRNTEEIWDEMRSLCPKFAGASYRKMEEQGSVQWPCPSDDHPGTPFLYEGNRFSTPSGKGRLFVCEWRAPQELPDADYPLTLSTVREVGHYSVRTMTGNCRALSRLSDEPGFIQISPEDGAALQVRDGELVRVVSRRGRVVSRAQISDRVKPGATYMTYHYWIGACNELTGDFLDPVSKTPEYKFCAIKLERIADQERAEQEVRQQYEELRKQMHVTV, encoded by the coding sequence ATGGGAAACCAAGTGCTTACGGTTTGCCCGTATTGCGGGAGCGGTTGTCAGCTGTATTTGAAGGTGGAGGACGGGCAGGTGGTCGGCGCCGAACCCGCGAACGGGAGAACCAACGAAGGCAAGTTATGCCTGAAGGGGCATTATGGCTGGGATTTTTTGAACGATCCGCAGCTTTTGACGGCGCGGCTGCGCAAGCCGATGATCCGCAAGGAGGGGCAGCTAAGGGAAGTGCCCTGGGAGGAGGCGATCCGGTTTACGGCCGAGCGTCTTGCGGCCATTAAAGAGAAGTACGGACCCGATGCGATTATGGGGACCGGGTCGGCCCGGGGGCCGGGCAATGAAGCGAACTATGTGATGCAAAAATTTATGCGCGCCTGCATCGGCACCAACAACATCGACCATTGCGCCAGGGTGTGCCACGGCCCGTCGGTAGCGGGGCTGAGCTATTCGCTGGGCGACGGGGCGATGTCCAATTCGATTCCGGAGATTGAGGAAGCGAGCCTTGTGCTGATTTTTGGCTACAACGCGGCCGACACTCACCCGATCGTCGCCAGAAGAATCGTTAACGCCAAGCAAAAAGGGGCGACCGTGATCGTCGTGGACCCGCGCAAAACGGAATCGGCGCGCATCGCCGATTTATGGCTGCCGCTTAAAGGCGGCACCAACATGGCCCTGGTCAACGCGTTTGGGCATGTGCTGGTGCACGAGGGTTTGTATGACCGGGATTATGTCTCCCATTACGTGGAGGGCTTCGCCGAGTATGCGGAGGGGATCAAAAAATATACCCCGGAATACGCCGCGGCGATTGCCGGCGTCGATCCCGCCGACATTCGCCGGGCGATGCGGGAGTACGCGCGGGCGGATAAGGCGGTCATTTTGTACGGGATGGGAGTCTGCCAGTTCTCGCAGGCGGTGGACGTCGTGAAAGGACTGGCTTCCCTGGCCCTGCTGACCGGAAATTTCGGGCGGCGCGGCGTAGGGATCGGACCGGTGCGCGGACAGAACAATGTCCAAGGGTCGTGCGATATGGGCGCTTTGCCGAATGTTTACCCGGGGTATCAGCCGGTGACGGACAAGAAGATCAGACAGAAATTCGAGAAAGCATGGGGCGTGAGTCTGCCGGATAAAGTCGGCTTCCATTTGACGGAGGTGCCCCGGCTGGTGCTTAAGGAAAAGAAGCTGAAAGCTTATTATATTTTCGGCGAAGATCCGGTGCAAAGCGACCCGAACGCGGCCGAACTGCGCGAAGCGCTGGACGAAATGGAACTGGTGATCGTGCAGGACATTTTCATGAACAAGACGGCGCTGCACGCGGATGTCGTCCTGCCGGCCACCTCCTGGGGCGAGCATGACGGGGTGTATTCCTCGGCGGACCGCGGTTTTCAGCGGATTCGCAAAGCGGTGGAGCCGCAGGGCGAAGCCAAGCCGGATTGGCAAATTATTTGCGAAGTGGCCACGGCGATGGGCTATCCGATGTCCTACCGCAACACGGAGGAAATTTGGGATGAAATGCGCAGCCTGTGCCCGAAATTTGCCGGCGCCAGCTACCGGAAGATGGAGGAGCAGGGAAGCGTGCAGTGGCCTTGTCCGTCCGACGATCATCCGGGGACGCCGTTCCTGTACGAAGGCAACCGCTTCAGCACGCCCAGCGGCAAAGGGCGGCTGTTCGTCTGTGAATGGCGGGCCCCGCAGGAGCTGCCGGACGCGGACTACCCGCTCACTTTGTCCACGGTGCGCGAAGTGGGGCATTATTCGGTGCGCACGATGACCGGAAACTGCCGCGCGCTCAGCCGCCTGTCCGATGAACCGGGCTTTATCCAAATCAGCCCGGAGGACGGGGCGGCGCTGCAGGTGCGTGACGGGGAACTGGTGCGGGTGGTGTCCCGGCGGGGGCGGGTCGTGTCGAGGGCGCAAATCAGCGACCGGGTTAAACCCGGCGCCACGTACATGACCTACCATTACTGGATCGGAGCTTGCAATGAGCTGACCGGCGATTTCCTGGACCCGGTATCCAAAACGCCGGAGTATAAATTCTGCGCCATTAAGCTGGAGCGGATCGCCGATCAGGAACGGGCCGAACAGGAGGTCCGGCAGCAATATGAGGAGCTCCGCAAGCAGATGCACGTCACGGTTTAA
- a CDS encoding Na-translocating system protein MpsC family protein, with protein sequence MSIATVFEAQERIRRLAVKIVKHYRGKGPENVKVNLDGAGKATVEIKGVLSNLSEILVKEGATDLVKQYWKVLQPYLEREFMQEAADAVGGPFTYSWSISHDRQGERTIIIELNKTV encoded by the coding sequence ATGTCTATTGCCACGGTGTTTGAAGCTCAGGAGAGAATCAGAAGGCTTGCGGTCAAAATCGTCAAACACTACCGGGGAAAAGGGCCGGAGAACGTCAAAGTGAACTTGGACGGCGCGGGCAAGGCGACCGTCGAAATCAAAGGGGTTTTATCCAACTTATCGGAAATTTTAGTGAAAGAAGGTGCCACCGACCTCGTCAAGCAATACTGGAAAGTGTTGCAGCCTTATTTGGAACGCGAGTTTATGCAGGAAGCGGCGGATGCGGTGGGCGGCCCCTTTACCTACTCATGGTCCATAAGCCATGACAGGCAAGGGGAGCGGACCATTATCATCGAACTGAATAAGACGGTTTGA
- a CDS encoding glycosyl hydrolase family 18 protein has protein sequence MLKHAKEFKKPGIWLLVAALIVPLFSLSPFGENRAEAAGAADYKIVGYYPSWGAYARNYLVSDIDASKVTHINYAFADIAWNGIHGNPDPTGPNPQTWTTQDEVGVINVPNGTIVMGDPWIDAQKSYPGDTWDQPLRGNFNQLIKLKQRYPHLKTLISVGGWSWSNRFSDVAADPALRENFANSAVDFLRKYQFDGVDLDWEYPVSGGLQGNSRRAEDKQNFTLLLQKTREKLDAAGAKDGKRYLLTIASGASPAFAQNTELDKISDIVDWINIMTYDFNGGWQNITAHNAPLYLDPAAVAAGVPDSESFYVEAGVRGHLNAGVPAGKLVLGVPFYGRGWTGAAAAGNGQYQKNAGPSTGTWEKGVFDYSDLENNYINKNGYTRYWNDIAKVPYLFNPSSGTFISYDDQQSIGYKSGFIKANHLGGAMFWEFSGDRNKTLLNKLAGDLAVDGGGGDDGGGGSDDQTPPTVPGNLRATAQTATSVTLAWDASTDNAGVTGYTVAYGAGSLNVTGTAATVGGLSPNTEYTFTVKAKDAAGNLSAAASIKVKTAEGSDCPYAAWDNNAVYTGGQRVVYNGKIYEAKWWTQGDRPDQSGADGAWKYIEDCPNGPIDPQPEPEPGQDTVPPTAPGQLRVTGTAPTSVNLAWDASTDNVGVTGYTVAYGTGSINVTGTSATITGLSPDTAYTFKVTARDAAGNVSAAASVQGKTTAEENPGDGEARPWEPGAAYKVNDLVSYNGGIYLCLQAHTSLAGWEPANVPALWQLQ, from the coding sequence ATGTTGAAGCACGCAAAAGAATTCAAGAAGCCGGGGATATGGCTGCTCGTTGCCGCGCTTATCGTTCCGTTGTTTTCGCTTTCCCCGTTTGGTGAGAATCGTGCGGAGGCCGCCGGCGCGGCAGATTATAAGATCGTAGGTTATTATCCATCCTGGGGGGCCTATGCGAGAAATTATCTGGTCTCGGATATCGATGCCTCCAAAGTTACGCATATCAATTACGCGTTCGCCGATATCGCCTGGAACGGCATTCACGGCAATCCGGACCCGACCGGCCCCAATCCGCAGACCTGGACTACGCAGGATGAGGTTGGGGTCATCAACGTGCCGAACGGCACGATCGTGATGGGCGACCCTTGGATCGACGCGCAAAAAAGCTATCCCGGAGATACCTGGGACCAGCCGCTGCGCGGCAATTTCAATCAGCTGATCAAGCTGAAACAGCGGTACCCGCATCTGAAAACGCTTATTTCCGTCGGCGGCTGGTCGTGGTCCAACCGGTTTTCGGACGTGGCCGCCGACCCGGCGTTGCGTGAAAACTTCGCCAATTCCGCAGTCGATTTTCTCCGCAAATATCAATTTGACGGCGTCGACCTAGACTGGGAGTATCCGGTCAGCGGAGGACTTCAGGGCAACAGCAGACGGGCGGAGGATAAGCAAAACTTCACGCTGCTGCTGCAGAAAACCCGGGAGAAGCTGGACGCCGCGGGAGCCAAGGATGGTAAGCGTTATCTGCTGACGATCGCCTCGGGCGCGTCCCCCGCGTTTGCTCAGAACACCGAGCTGGACAAGATCTCCGATATCGTTGACTGGATCAACATCATGACCTATGACTTCAATGGCGGCTGGCAGAACATCACCGCCCACAACGCTCCCCTGTACCTGGATCCGGCGGCGGTGGCGGCCGGTGTTCCGGACTCGGAAAGCTTTTATGTGGAAGCGGGCGTGCGCGGGCATCTGAACGCGGGCGTACCGGCCGGTAAGCTCGTGCTGGGAGTTCCTTTCTACGGACGAGGCTGGACCGGGGCAGCGGCCGCCGGCAACGGCCAATATCAAAAAAATGCCGGCCCTTCGACGGGCACCTGGGAAAAGGGCGTTTTCGACTATAGCGATCTGGAGAACAACTATATCAACAAAAACGGCTATACCCGTTATTGGAACGATATCGCCAAGGTGCCTTACCTGTTCAATCCGAGCAGCGGAACCTTTATCAGCTATGACGATCAACAATCGATCGGCTACAAGAGCGGTTTTATTAAAGCGAACCATTTGGGCGGAGCCATGTTCTGGGAGTTTAGCGGCGACCGGAACAAAACGCTGCTGAACAAGCTGGCCGGCGATTTGGCCGTTGACGGCGGCGGTGGCGATGACGGCGGTGGCGGAAGCGACGATCAAACCCCGCCCACCGTTCCCGGCAATCTCCGGGCAACGGCCCAAACGGCCACCAGCGTGACGCTGGCTTGGGACGCCTCCACGGACAATGCGGGCGTGACCGGCTACACCGTCGCTTATGGCGCGGGCAGCCTGAATGTAACAGGCACCGCGGCTACGGTCGGCGGCCTTTCGCCGAATACGGAATACACCTTTACGGTCAAGGCGAAGGATGCGGCCGGCAACCTGTCCGCAGCCGCCTCGATCAAGGTGAAGACTGCCGAGGGAAGCGATTGTCCGTACGCAGCATGGGATAACAACGCAGTATATACCGGCGGCCAGCGTGTGGTTTACAACGGCAAAATTTACGAAGCCAAATGGTGGACCCAGGGGGATCGCCCCGATCAAAGCGGCGCGGATGGCGCGTGGAAATATATTGAGGATTGCCCGAACGGGCCGATCGATCCGCAGCCCGAGCCTGAACCGGGACAGGATACCGTGCCGCCGACCGCTCCGGGACAACTGCGCGTGACGGGAACCGCGCCGACCAGCGTCAACCTCGCCTGGGACGCCTCCACGGATAACGTGGGCGTGACCGGCTACACCGTTGCTTATGGCACCGGCAGCATAAATGTAACCGGAACTTCGGCAACCATTACCGGTCTGTCGCCGGATACGGCTTACACCTTCAAGGTAACCGCAAGAGACGCCGCCGGGAATGTATCCGCGGCCGCCTCCGTTCAAGGGAAGACGACGGCGGAGGAAAATCCGGGCGATGGCGAGGCTCGTCCATGGGAACCGGGAGCGGCCTACAAGGTTAATGATCTCGTGTCTTACAACGGCGGCATCTATCTGTGCCTTCAGGCGCACACCTCGCTTGCCGGCTGGGAGCCGGCTAATGTGCCTGCTTTGTGGCAATTGCAGTAA